A stretch of the Solanum dulcamara chromosome 6, daSolDulc1.2, whole genome shotgun sequence genome encodes the following:
- the LOC129891212 gene encoding cytochrome P450 CYP72A219-like isoform X1 gives MEYQSLVGIEMIAAICVAILLVIYTWKVLNWAWFGPKKLENCLRQRGLKGNPYKLLYGDLKELTNKLNEAKSKPIDFSDDIAQRLIPFFCDSINKNGKNSFAWLGPKPIVFITEPSLIKKIFEKYYMYQKNKHSNPFAKLLNQGLVTLEEDKWAKHRKIINPAFHFEKLKHMLPAFYQTCSEMLSKWEEIVPKETSVEFDVWPHFQLMTGEVISRTAFGSSYEEGRIVFELQKEQAEHVMEQVFSIYIPGSRFFPSKRKKRMLEIEKEIQTTIRHIIDKRLRAMKAGETSNNNEDLLGILLESNMKEIEQHGSKDFGMTTSEVIEECKLFYFAGQETTSVLLVWTMILLCLHPEWQVRAREEVLHVFGNEKPDFEGLNRLKIVTMILYETLRLFPPVPTYGRRNKDEVELGDLSLPADLLLVIPAILVHYNKEVWGEDAKEFKPERFSEGVSKATNGQVSFIPFGWGPRICIGQNFAMMEAKMAITMILQRFSFELSPSYTHAPVAVVAIHPQYGAPLLMRKL, from the exons ATGGAGTACCAATCACTTGTGGGAATAGAGATGATAGCAGCAATCTGTGTTGCAATTTTGTTAGTAATATACACATGGAAAGTGTTGAATTGGGCATGGTTTGGGCCAAAGAAATTGGAGAATTGCTTAAGGCAAAGAGGTCTAAAGGGAAATCCTTACAAGTTACTCTATGGAGATTTGAAGGAACTCACAAATAAACTCAATGAAGCCAAATCTAAGCCAATCGATTTCTCTGATGATATAGCTCAAAGGCTCATCCCTTTTTTCTGTGATTCCATCAACAAAAATG GTAAAAATTCTTTTGCCTGGCTAGGCCCCAAGCCTATCGTATTCATCACAGAACCTTCACTTataaagaagatttttgaaaaatattatatgtatcagaagaatAAACATTCTAATCCATTCGCGAAGTTATTGAATCAAGGTCTCGTTACCCTTGAGGAAGACAAATGGGCTAAGCACAGAAAAATCATCAATCCCGCCTTCCATTTTGAGAAACTAAAG CATATGCTGCCAGCATTTTATCAGACTTGTAGTGAAATGCTAAGCAAATGGGAGGAGATTGTTCCAAAGGAAACATCAGTCGAGTTCGATGTATGGCCACACTTTCAACTAATGACAGGTGAAGTCATTTCTCGAACTGCATTTGGGAGTAGTTATGAAGAAGGAAGAATAGTATTTGAACTTCAGAAAGAACAAGCTGAGCATGTAATGGAACAAGTTTTTTCGATTTATATACCAGGGTCGAG GTTCTTTCCTAGTAAGAGGAAGAAAAGAATGCTGGAAATCGAAAAGGAAATTCAAACGACAATTAGGCATATCATTGACAAAAGATTGAGGGCAATGAAAGCAGGGGAGACTAGTAATAATAATGAAGACTTATTAGGcatattacttgaatccaatatgaaagaaattgaACAGCACGGAAGTAAAGATTTCGGAATGACAACATCAGAAGTGATTGAAGAGTGTAAGTTATTCTACTTTGCTGGACAAGAGACCACTTCAGTGTTGCTCGTATGGACGATGATATTACTGTGCCTACATCCAGAGTGGCAAGTACGTGCCAGAGAGGAGGTTTTGCACGTCTTCGGAAATGAAAAACCAGATTTTGAAGGACTAAATCGCCTGAAAATT GTGACAATGATCTTGTACGAGACGTTAAGGCTATTCCCCCCAGTACCGACATATGGTAGAAGGAACAAAGATGAAGTCGAATTAGGGGACCTGAGTCTACCAGCTGATTTGCTACTCGTTATACCCGCCATCTTAGTACATTATAACAAAGAAGTATGGGGTGAAGATGCGAAGGAATTCAAACCCGAAAGATTTAGTGAAGGAGTGTCAAAGGCAACAAACGGACAAGTCTCGTTTATTCCATTTGGTTGGGGACCCCGAATTTGCATTGGACAAAACTTCGCAATGATGGAAGCAAAGATGGCAATAACAATGATACTACAAAGGTTCTCCTTCGAACTCTCTCCATCATATACGCATGCTCCAGTTGCAGTAGTGGCTATTCATCCACAGTATGGTGCTCCTTTGCTTATGCGCAAGCTTTAA
- the LOC129891212 gene encoding cytochrome P450 CYP72A219-like isoform X2 — protein MEYQSLVGIEMIAAICVAILLVIYTWKVLNWAWFGPKKLENCLRQRGLKGNPYKLLYGDLKELTNKLNEAKSKPIDFSDDIAQRLIPFFCDSINKNGLVTLEEDKWAKHRKIINPAFHFEKLKHMLPAFYQTCSEMLSKWEEIVPKETSVEFDVWPHFQLMTGEVISRTAFGSSYEEGRIVFELQKEQAEHVMEQVFSIYIPGSRFFPSKRKKRMLEIEKEIQTTIRHIIDKRLRAMKAGETSNNNEDLLGILLESNMKEIEQHGSKDFGMTTSEVIEECKLFYFAGQETTSVLLVWTMILLCLHPEWQVRAREEVLHVFGNEKPDFEGLNRLKIVTMILYETLRLFPPVPTYGRRNKDEVELGDLSLPADLLLVIPAILVHYNKEVWGEDAKEFKPERFSEGVSKATNGQVSFIPFGWGPRICIGQNFAMMEAKMAITMILQRFSFELSPSYTHAPVAVVAIHPQYGAPLLMRKL, from the exons ATGGAGTACCAATCACTTGTGGGAATAGAGATGATAGCAGCAATCTGTGTTGCAATTTTGTTAGTAATATACACATGGAAAGTGTTGAATTGGGCATGGTTTGGGCCAAAGAAATTGGAGAATTGCTTAAGGCAAAGAGGTCTAAAGGGAAATCCTTACAAGTTACTCTATGGAGATTTGAAGGAACTCACAAATAAACTCAATGAAGCCAAATCTAAGCCAATCGATTTCTCTGATGATATAGCTCAAAGGCTCATCCCTTTTTTCTGTGATTCCATCAACAAAAATG GTCTCGTTACCCTTGAGGAAGACAAATGGGCTAAGCACAGAAAAATCATCAATCCCGCCTTCCATTTTGAGAAACTAAAG CATATGCTGCCAGCATTTTATCAGACTTGTAGTGAAATGCTAAGCAAATGGGAGGAGATTGTTCCAAAGGAAACATCAGTCGAGTTCGATGTATGGCCACACTTTCAACTAATGACAGGTGAAGTCATTTCTCGAACTGCATTTGGGAGTAGTTATGAAGAAGGAAGAATAGTATTTGAACTTCAGAAAGAACAAGCTGAGCATGTAATGGAACAAGTTTTTTCGATTTATATACCAGGGTCGAG GTTCTTTCCTAGTAAGAGGAAGAAAAGAATGCTGGAAATCGAAAAGGAAATTCAAACGACAATTAGGCATATCATTGACAAAAGATTGAGGGCAATGAAAGCAGGGGAGACTAGTAATAATAATGAAGACTTATTAGGcatattacttgaatccaatatgaaagaaattgaACAGCACGGAAGTAAAGATTTCGGAATGACAACATCAGAAGTGATTGAAGAGTGTAAGTTATTCTACTTTGCTGGACAAGAGACCACTTCAGTGTTGCTCGTATGGACGATGATATTACTGTGCCTACATCCAGAGTGGCAAGTACGTGCCAGAGAGGAGGTTTTGCACGTCTTCGGAAATGAAAAACCAGATTTTGAAGGACTAAATCGCCTGAAAATT GTGACAATGATCTTGTACGAGACGTTAAGGCTATTCCCCCCAGTACCGACATATGGTAGAAGGAACAAAGATGAAGTCGAATTAGGGGACCTGAGTCTACCAGCTGATTTGCTACTCGTTATACCCGCCATCTTAGTACATTATAACAAAGAAGTATGGGGTGAAGATGCGAAGGAATTCAAACCCGAAAGATTTAGTGAAGGAGTGTCAAAGGCAACAAACGGACAAGTCTCGTTTATTCCATTTGGTTGGGGACCCCGAATTTGCATTGGACAAAACTTCGCAATGATGGAAGCAAAGATGGCAATAACAATGATACTACAAAGGTTCTCCTTCGAACTCTCTCCATCATATACGCATGCTCCAGTTGCAGTAGTGGCTATTCATCCACAGTATGGTGCTCCTTTGCTTATGCGCAAGCTTTAA
- the LOC129891212 gene encoding cytochrome P450 CYP72A219-like isoform X3, translating into MHMLPAFYQTCSEMLSKWEEIVPKETSVEFDVWPHFQLMTGEVISRTAFGSSYEEGRIVFELQKEQAEHVMEQVFSIYIPGSRFFPSKRKKRMLEIEKEIQTTIRHIIDKRLRAMKAGETSNNNEDLLGILLESNMKEIEQHGSKDFGMTTSEVIEECKLFYFAGQETTSVLLVWTMILLCLHPEWQVRAREEVLHVFGNEKPDFEGLNRLKIVTMILYETLRLFPPVPTYGRRNKDEVELGDLSLPADLLLVIPAILVHYNKEVWGEDAKEFKPERFSEGVSKATNGQVSFIPFGWGPRICIGQNFAMMEAKMAITMILQRFSFELSPSYTHAPVAVVAIHPQYGAPLLMRKL; encoded by the exons ATG CATATGCTGCCAGCATTTTATCAGACTTGTAGTGAAATGCTAAGCAAATGGGAGGAGATTGTTCCAAAGGAAACATCAGTCGAGTTCGATGTATGGCCACACTTTCAACTAATGACAGGTGAAGTCATTTCTCGAACTGCATTTGGGAGTAGTTATGAAGAAGGAAGAATAGTATTTGAACTTCAGAAAGAACAAGCTGAGCATGTAATGGAACAAGTTTTTTCGATTTATATACCAGGGTCGAG GTTCTTTCCTAGTAAGAGGAAGAAAAGAATGCTGGAAATCGAAAAGGAAATTCAAACGACAATTAGGCATATCATTGACAAAAGATTGAGGGCAATGAAAGCAGGGGAGACTAGTAATAATAATGAAGACTTATTAGGcatattacttgaatccaatatgaaagaaattgaACAGCACGGAAGTAAAGATTTCGGAATGACAACATCAGAAGTGATTGAAGAGTGTAAGTTATTCTACTTTGCTGGACAAGAGACCACTTCAGTGTTGCTCGTATGGACGATGATATTACTGTGCCTACATCCAGAGTGGCAAGTACGTGCCAGAGAGGAGGTTTTGCACGTCTTCGGAAATGAAAAACCAGATTTTGAAGGACTAAATCGCCTGAAAATT GTGACAATGATCTTGTACGAGACGTTAAGGCTATTCCCCCCAGTACCGACATATGGTAGAAGGAACAAAGATGAAGTCGAATTAGGGGACCTGAGTCTACCAGCTGATTTGCTACTCGTTATACCCGCCATCTTAGTACATTATAACAAAGAAGTATGGGGTGAAGATGCGAAGGAATTCAAACCCGAAAGATTTAGTGAAGGAGTGTCAAAGGCAACAAACGGACAAGTCTCGTTTATTCCATTTGGTTGGGGACCCCGAATTTGCATTGGACAAAACTTCGCAATGATGGAAGCAAAGATGGCAATAACAATGATACTACAAAGGTTCTCCTTCGAACTCTCTCCATCATATACGCATGCTCCAGTTGCAGTAGTGGCTATTCATCCACAGTATGGTGCTCCTTTGCTTATGCGCAAGCTTTAA
- the LOC129891213 gene encoding cytochrome P450 CYP72A219-like, with the protein MEISYNIIIATVCVAILFVHTWRVLNWAWFRPKKLENCLRQRGLKGNPYKLLYGDLNELTKSIVEAKSKPINISDDIAQRLIPFFLNAINKNGKSSFVWLGPYPTVLITDPEHVKEILTKNYVYQKQTHPNPFGKLLAQGLVVLEEDKWSKHRKIINPAFHVEKLKHMLPAFYMSCSELISKWEEIVPKETSYELDVWPDLQIMTSEVISRTAFGSSYEEGRIVFELQQEQAEYVMDIGRSIYIPGSRFLPTKRNKRMLEIEKQVQTTIRRIIDKRLRAMEAGEPSKDDLLGILLESNMKEIEQHGSKDFGMKTVEVIEECKLFYFAGQETTSVLLVWTMILLCLHPEWQLRAREEVMQVFGNEKPDMEGLSRLKIVTMILYETLRLFPPLPVFSRRNKEEVKLGELHLPAGVLLIIPTILIHYDKEIWGEDAKEFKPERFSEGVSKATKGHVSFIPFSGGPRICIGQNFAMMEAKMSIAMILQKFSFELSPSYTHAPFAVVTIHPQYGAPLIMRKL; encoded by the exons ATGGAGATTTCTTACAACATAATTATAGCAACAGTTTGTGTTGCAATATTATTTGTACATACATGGAGAGTGTTGAATTGGGCATGGTTTAGGCCAAAGAAATTGGAGAATTGCTTAAGGCAGAGAGGTCTAAAAGGAAATCCATATAAGTTACTCTATGGAGATTTGAATGAACTCACAAAAAGTATAGTAGAAGCAAAGTCTAAGCCTATCAATATCTCTGATGATATTGCTCAAAGGCTTATCCCTTTTTTCCTCAACGCCATCAACAAAAATG GTAAAAGTTCTTTTGTGTGGCTAGGCCCATATCCAACAGTGTTGATCACAGATCCAGAACATGTAAAAGAGATTTTGACAAAGAATTATGTGTACCAAAAGCAAACTCATCCCAATCCATTTGGCAAGTTATTGGCTCAAGGTCTTGTGGTGCTTGAGGAAGACAAATGGTCCAAACACagaaaaatcatcaatcctgcCTTCCATGTCGAGAAGTTAAAG CATATGTTGCCAGCATTTTATATGAGTTGTAGTGAACTGATAAGCAAATGGGAGGAGATTGTTCCAAAGGAAACATCATACGAGCTCGATGTATGGCCAGACCTTCAAATAATGACCAGTGAAGTCATTTCTCGAACTGCATTTGGGAGTAGCTATGAAGAAGGGAGAATAGTATTTGAACTTCAGCAAGAACAAGCTGAGTATGTAATGGACATAGGTCGTTCAATTTATATACCAGGATCAAG GTTCTTGCCAACTAAAAGGAACAAAAGAATGCTGGAAATCGAAAAGCAAGTCCAAACAACGATTAGGCGTATCATCGACAAAAGATTGAGGGCAATGGAAGCAGGGGAGCCTAGTAAAGATGACTTATTAGGcatattacttgaatccaacaTGAAAGAAATTGAACAACACGGAAGCAAAGATTTCGGAATGAAAACAGTAGAAGTGATTGAAGAGTGCAAGTTATTCTATTTTGCTGGACAAGAGACCACTTCAGTGTTGCTCGTGTGGACAATGATTTTGTTGTGCCTACATCCAGAGTGGCAACTACGTGCCAGAGAGGAGGTTATGCAGGTCTTCGGAAATGAAAAACCAGACATGGAAGGACTAAGTCGCCTCAAAATT GTGACAATGATCTTGTACGAGACATTAAGGCTATTCCCCCCATTACCAGTATTTAGTAGAAGGAACAAGGAAGAAGTCAAATTAGGGGAGCTGCATCTACCAGCTGGAGTGCTACTCATTATACCCACAATCTTAATTCATTATGACAAGGAAATATGGGGTGAAGACGCGAAGGAATTCAAACCAGAAAGATTCAGTGAAGGAGTGTCAAAAGCAACAAAAGGACACGTCTCGTTTATTCCATTCAGTGGGGGACCTCGAATTTGCATTGGACAAAACTTTGCAATGATGGAAGCAAAAATGTCAATAGCAATGATACTACAAAAGTTCTCCTTCGAACTCTCTCCATCTTATACTCATGCTCCATTTGCAGTAGTTACTATTCATCCACAGTATGGTGCTCCTCTGATTATGCGCAAACTTTGA